The genome window GAAAATGTACTTGGTCACCAAAGAGTATCACCAATTGAAGTTGGTAAAAAACTAAAAACAGAAATTCCAAATATTCCTATTACTGTAAGTCTGAGAGTTAGAGACAAAAGTGAGAAAGAGATTTCAGAATATGTAAAAAAATGCATTGATGTAGGTTTTTCTGGAATTTTAATCCTAATGGGAGATCCATCACAAACTGGAACTCCAGATTCAGGCCAATTCCCAAGTACAGTACTAAAGAGACTAAGAGATGAAAAAATAGATTCTAAAATTGATTTGTACCTTTCCATTTCAAATAACCCAGATTTTACAAAAATTTCAAAAAAGTTAGATGCTAAACCCAAAGGATTCATGACTCAAGTAATTCAAAAAATAGAACAAGTTCAAAATCTCGTAGATAATCTTAAAGGATTTTCAATAATTCCAATTATTTTATTTCCTTCAGAAAAAAATGAAAAATCAGCAAAATTTTTGAATTTAGATTTTGCATCCTATAATCAAAATTTTGAAGAGTTTGTAAAAAAAATTCATGATTTGACGGGGGATGTTTTAATTACATCTCCAAATGATTTTAATGGCTTGAATGAATTTTTGCAAAAAAATAGTTAGAGAACAAAATATTTTGCATCAGGATGATGAACAACTATTGCTGCAGTAGATTGTTCAGGAATTATCTGTCCAGATTCAGTTAATGTCATTCCAGACTTTTCAGGTTGCAATAATTTCCATACCAAGTGATGTTGTGCAACATCAGGACAACTGGGGAATCCCCAGCTATATCTTAAACCACCTTTTTCTAAATTCATTTCAGATTTTATTTTACGATTTACCCATTCTGCCAAAGCTTCTGCAACTTCTACGGCTAATCCATGCAGATAATATGCATCAGTATACTTGTCTTCCTTATTCCACTGTTCAATGATTTGTGCTACTTTATTCCCAACAGTTACAGATTGAAATGCAACAATATCATTTTCACCAAAATAATCTGTCAGACATAGGTGATCAGGTTTTGTAGAACGAGGAAATTCCAATTCCACATCCTCCCCGTGAGGATTCTCTACTAGTAATTTTCTATTTTTGTTATGACATTTGAAATAACCATAAACAATTTGGGGTTCAAAGAGTTTTTCTCTAATTATGCGCATCTTCCATTCTGTTAGAATCTGCTCATGATCATCTTCAGATGCAGAGCCTGCCTTTCCTCTCAACCCCCAAGATAATTTGAATAATGATTTTTTATCAATCATAGTCCAAACTTCTGCCATATTGATTTGATCGAATGTTAATCGAATTGGTTCTCCAATTGTTTTTAGAGTAGGGGCAGGTACAGGCTTTATATCACTTTTAGGAAGTGTGTCAGGATCTATGGATGCAGTAGATTTTTCTTTCCAATTTTCTAGTTTTATTTTCCAATCAGCTAAAAGTTTTGGTTTGTCATCTGAAATTAAAACATCCATTGTTTTTAGTCCTTCAAACATAGTATTACA of Nitrosopumilus sp. contains these proteins:
- a CDS encoding methylenetetrahydrofolate reductase, with the translated sequence KNDNMTIRYEANPPKILPGVNTDESVSKFLDKIKSISKKCDAIHLTENVLGHQRVSPIEVGKKLKTEIPNIPITVSLRVRDKSEKEISEYVKKCIDVGFSGILILMGDPSQTGTPDSGQFPSTVLKRLRDEKIDSKIDLYLSISNNPDFTKISKKLDAKPKGFMTQVIQKIEQVQNLVDNLKGFSIIPIILFPSEKNEKSAKFLNLDFASYNQNFEEFVKKIHDLTGDVLITSPNDFNGLNEFLQKNS